A window of Shewanella mesophila contains these coding sequences:
- a CDS encoding serine hydrolase domain-containing protein → MFRKNIRLRLHLVSLSALLLIGGLSQVKADEIDDFLLEKMRTANIPGLQLAIVKDNKLIKKASYGLSNLQDQVTVKNHTPFPIYSMTKAFAGVAIMQLAAENKLSVNDPLSKHLDDLPKAWQPLTIRQVLSHTSGLPKILNGHWVDLIANGQPEPAWQEVLTLPMRSETNTRFEYNQTGYILLGKIIDKLSGQPFANYIQQNQLAKLDMPITLAAGFAHTESIVPNQARPYFAGNQGKFQTVQITYDPFFRTAAGMSATATELAHYAIALQQQKLLDKEHLNELWTPTRLNNGKTAGFSHLENGYALGWQTIGREQHPAVSASGGDATSMVIYPEDNLTIIILTNKLGSLPIFFIDEIAGFYYPEMKAENGWGLSKDLFTLFQGMKTQGFNQAIALADKMKASAQFDVQEVNLLGYRYVAKNDLAKALEIFKLNVHLFPDNANAYDSLAETYVALGNKPEAIANYEKVLEFLPNNQHALKQLTRLKQ, encoded by the coding sequence ATGTTTAGGAAAAACATTCGTCTCCGCTTACATCTTGTCTCATTAAGCGCACTATTACTGATCGGCGGACTCTCACAGGTAAAAGCCGATGAAATAGACGATTTTCTGCTGGAGAAAATGCGCACAGCCAATATTCCCGGATTACAGCTGGCAATCGTCAAAGACAATAAGCTGATAAAAAAAGCCAGTTATGGACTGTCAAACTTGCAAGATCAAGTCACAGTAAAAAATCATACCCCTTTTCCCATTTATTCGATGACGAAAGCCTTTGCCGGCGTTGCTATTATGCAACTTGCCGCTGAGAACAAGTTATCGGTCAACGATCCGCTTTCGAAGCACTTAGATGATTTGCCGAAAGCGTGGCAACCACTGACTATCCGCCAGGTGCTAAGCCATACCTCTGGTCTACCCAAAATATTAAATGGTCATTGGGTTGATTTAATTGCCAATGGTCAACCCGAACCTGCGTGGCAGGAAGTACTTACCTTACCTATGCGTTCTGAAACCAATACCCGTTTCGAATACAATCAAACAGGTTACATCTTGTTGGGTAAAATTATTGATAAGTTATCGGGCCAACCGTTTGCCAACTATATTCAGCAAAATCAGTTAGCTAAACTAGATATGCCTATCACCTTGGCGGCAGGTTTTGCCCATACTGAATCCATAGTTCCCAATCAGGCTCGTCCCTATTTTGCTGGCAATCAGGGAAAGTTTCAGACGGTACAAATTACTTATGATCCCTTCTTTAGAACCGCGGCGGGTATGAGCGCAACCGCGACCGAGCTTGCTCATTACGCGATAGCGCTGCAACAACAAAAACTGCTCGATAAGGAGCACCTTAACGAGCTGTGGACACCTACTCGTTTAAATAATGGTAAGACAGCAGGCTTTAGTCATTTAGAAAATGGCTATGCCCTTGGCTGGCAAACGATTGGACGAGAACAGCATCCGGCAGTGAGTGCCAGTGGTGGCGATGCGACGTCAATGGTGATTTATCCTGAAGATAACTTAACCATCATTATATTAACCAATAAGTTAGGTAGCTTACCGATATTCTTCATCGATGAAATTGCTGGCTTTTATTACCCTGAGATGAAAGCTGAAAATGGTTGGGGATTGTCAAAAGACTTATTCACACTTTTCCAGGGAATGAAAACACAGGGTTTTAACCAAGCCATTGCGTTAGCGGATAAAATGAAAGCGAGTGCACAGTTTGATGTGCAAGAAGTTAACCTTTTGGGCTATCGCTATGTGGCTAAAAATGACCTAGCAAAGGCATTAGAGATATTTAAGCTCAATGTTCATCTGTTTCCCGACAATGCCAATGCCTATGATAGCCTAGCTGAAACCTATGTTGCGCTTGGCAATAAGCCAGAAGCGATAGCTAATTACGAAAAAGTACTCGAGTTTTTGCCGAACAATCAACATGCCCTTAAGCAGCTAACCCGGTTGAAACAATAA
- the rraA gene encoding ribonuclease E activity regulator RraA has product MEYNTSELCDTYIDVVDVVEPMFSNYGGCSSFGGSISTIKCFEDNGLIIEALQQDGEGKVLLIDGGGSLRRALLDASIAQIGVDNKWEGIIVYGSVRDVDALEDLDIGIQALASIPVGADGHGVGELEIPVNFGGVTFLPADHVYADNTGIILSPEPLDID; this is encoded by the coding sequence ATGGAATACAACACCTCAGAACTTTGTGACACTTACATTGATGTCGTTGATGTTGTTGAACCTATGTTCAGTAATTACGGTGGTTGTAGCTCTTTTGGTGGTTCAATTAGCACCATTAAATGCTTCGAGGACAACGGCCTAATCATTGAAGCTCTTCAACAAGATGGTGAAGGTAAAGTGTTATTGATCGACGGTGGTGGTTCACTTCGTCGCGCACTACTGGATGCATCTATCGCTCAAATTGGTGTCGATAACAAATGGGAAGGTATTATTGTTTACGGTTCGGTGAGAGATGTTGATGCACTGGAAGATCTCGACATAGGTATTCAGGCCCTGGCCTCCATTCCCGTCGGTGCAGACGGCCATGGCGTAGGCGAACTGGAGATCCCAGTGAATTTCGGTGGCGTAACCTTCTTACCAGCCGATCATGTTTACGCTGACAACACAGGTATCATCCTGTCACCCGAGCCTCTAGACATAGATTAA
- a CDS encoding popeye domain-containing protein, with protein sequence MEASNTIELIGYSASVMVAISLMMKDIVWLRCLNFTGCTLFVIYGIYISAWPVAGMNAFVACINIYHLVKIFRTKSQQGATAEV encoded by the coding sequence ATGGAAGCTTCAAACACGATTGAACTTATTGGATATTCTGCGTCAGTAATGGTTGCAATATCCTTGATGATGAAAGACATTGTTTGGCTGAGATGTCTTAATTTTACTGGGTGTACACTGTTCGTGATTTATGGGATTTACATCTCTGCATGGCCAGTTGCAGGCATGAATGCTTTTGTTGCCTGTATCAATATTTACCACTTAGTAAAAATATTCCGCACTAAGTCTCAACAAGGTGCGACAGCAGAAGTCTAA
- a CDS encoding phosphatase PAP2 family protein, translating to MFEPIAKLDRQVFAVINGFGNKYHLRSKAKIVSASGDGPVYLYLCVGLLLVNQQGEQLFNSALAAFIIELPLYLVLKNSIRRTRPCYQNWAADGPTAQLDFKPSDKFSLPSGHTAAAFVMATTLAWVFPSLAWLVFGWAMLIGLSRILLGVHYPLDIGAGALLGVSSCYLTQPMFGQ from the coding sequence ATGTTTGAACCCATTGCTAAGCTTGACCGCCAAGTATTTGCTGTGATCAACGGTTTTGGCAACAAGTATCACCTCCGCTCTAAAGCTAAAATTGTCTCCGCATCAGGGGATGGTCCCGTCTATCTCTATCTTTGTGTCGGACTCTTGCTGGTTAATCAGCAGGGCGAACAGCTTTTTAATAGCGCATTGGCGGCATTTATCATTGAGCTTCCTTTATATCTTGTTTTAAAGAACAGTATCCGCCGCACTCGACCTTGCTATCAAAATTGGGCAGCAGATGGACCCACTGCTCAATTAGACTTTAAACCGTCAGACAAATTCAGTCTTCCTTCGGGCCATACCGCCGCCGCTTTTGTTATGGCAACTACCTTGGCTTGGGTTTTTCCGAGCCTTGCCTGGTTGGTTTTCGGTTGGGCCATGCTTATCGGCCTGTCACGTATCCTGTTAGGCGTGCATTATCCGTTAGATATTGGGGCTGGTGCCTTGCTAGGTGTAAGCAGCTGTTATTTGACTCAGCCTATGTTTGGCCAATAA
- a CDS encoding MJ1255/VC2487 family glycosyltransferase — MKILYGVQGTGNGHLSRARVMAKALKAQDIDVDFFFSGRDANHYFDMQCFGQYRAQAGLTFATREGSVSIAKTAWQNSLLELVKDVRNLDLTGYDLVLNDFEPVSAWAAKSQGVPSIGVSHQAALQYDVPKVGNRWFDQVLLNYFAPVDHALGCHWHHFGFPILPPFVEVDANVAYNSHDILVYLPFESPSAICQLLSSFEEYQFYVFHAGTAPLNCPRNVHWSGFSRDGFKAKLAQCGGVIASAGFELASEALTLGKKLLVKPLHGQFEQLSNVAALQLLGAGESMMSLDPQVVKRWLKSPRPEPIAYPQVGDALVTWLKQGQWHTGGDLCQTLWQQVELPESWRKKSP, encoded by the coding sequence ATGAAAATACTTTACGGTGTTCAGGGGACGGGAAATGGTCACCTGAGTCGGGCGCGAGTGATGGCGAAGGCGCTCAAGGCCCAAGATATCGATGTCGATTTCTTTTTTTCCGGTCGAGATGCCAATCACTACTTTGATATGCAATGTTTTGGTCAATATCGGGCGCAGGCTGGACTGACCTTTGCGACACGTGAGGGGAGTGTCAGCATCGCTAAAACCGCATGGCAAAACTCGTTGCTAGAGCTAGTTAAAGATGTGCGTAATTTAGATTTAACTGGCTATGATCTGGTGTTGAATGATTTTGAGCCAGTATCGGCGTGGGCGGCGAAATCCCAAGGCGTGCCCTCTATTGGCGTGAGTCATCAGGCGGCATTGCAATATGATGTGCCTAAGGTGGGTAACCGCTGGTTTGATCAGGTCTTGCTTAACTATTTTGCCCCAGTGGATCATGCGTTAGGATGCCATTGGCATCACTTTGGCTTTCCTATCTTGCCGCCTTTTGTCGAGGTAGATGCGAATGTGGCGTATAACTCCCATGACATTTTAGTGTATCTTCCTTTTGAATCACCAAGTGCTATCTGCCAGCTGCTTAGCTCATTTGAAGAGTATCAATTTTATGTGTTTCATGCTGGGACAGCACCATTAAATTGCCCTAGGAATGTCCATTGGTCAGGCTTTAGCCGAGATGGGTTTAAAGCCAAGCTGGCCCAGTGTGGTGGCGTTATTGCCAGTGCAGGCTTTGAACTGGCTAGTGAGGCGTTGACCCTTGGGAAAAAGTTATTGGTTAAGCCACTGCATGGTCAGTTTGAGCAGTTGTCCAATGTGGCAGCATTGCAACTGCTTGGCGCCGGAGAAAGTATGATGAGCCTAGATCCCCAAGTGGTAAAACGCTGGCTTAAGTCGCCGCGTCCAGAGCCGATAGCTTATCCGCAAGTTGGTGATGCCTTGGTGACTTGGTTAAAGCAAGGGCAATGGCATACTGGCGGTGATCTCTGTCAGACCTTATGGCAACAAGTTGAGCTTCCTGAAAGTTGGCGCAAGAAAAGCCCTTAG
- a CDS encoding TonB-dependent receptor plug domain-containing protein, translated as MYLKTWGLALTLLAVNNGAFADDIEKITVHGVQYQDDGTYQNTNLGSDVTIISSEMIQAAGAVDINKILSQFVPGLFANGRAGRHTDTDYSLQGSRPQDILWLLDGNRLNNRLYGSTYTDSINPMMIERIEVIKGAQSVIHGSEAIAGIINIITKGYQHDDRGEVSLVADTLPSYDLSAFVSSEINDLQISLAASSSQSEGYALWPDEEYSPTAALDKERGYRMNNLNAKVKWSISDAQQLTVFAQYNDGLLERPLAYNAILSENDRKQTLAYADWQFQVSDQLLLQTKLSYQHWDSHYSEITKDADGKVEVPYWDQYWGFKDYGAIVSANYHTQAGSQWIIGGQYEQFEGADEVMLFSTPTDRTYALFSQYQPKLSSLPDTQLSLGARFNKLVNDESIWVGSIALTHDITPQLQLKANLGNGYRQPTASELYQQLGTLGNPDLVAETSESINIGLNYQGDISLTVDSFWRNIDNLIESRSLSQTEFIYSNLNGRVESYGVDIHLVKALAEKWLMELSGGYAHAERKDNGQQIERVPKYTGFAKLNYEMNEDVTLWVSGQYVGEFVDYGLTAGDYRLANIGLQTWLSQQQNQQLILTIDNLFDSEVPQSIFKHGHRAEYPIETLGAPRTLQLQYKYFF; from the coding sequence ATGTATTTGAAAACATGGGGATTAGCTTTAACGTTATTAGCTGTAAACAATGGCGCTTTCGCTGATGATATCGAAAAGATCACCGTTCACGGTGTGCAGTATCAAGATGATGGCACCTACCAAAATACCAACCTGGGCAGCGATGTCACCATTATTAGCAGTGAGATGATCCAAGCTGCTGGGGCTGTCGATATCAACAAGATCCTCAGCCAATTTGTACCAGGTCTATTCGCTAACGGTCGAGCCGGACGCCATACCGATACCGACTATTCATTGCAGGGCAGCCGCCCTCAAGACATCCTCTGGTTACTTGACGGTAACAGACTGAACAATCGGCTTTATGGTTCGACCTATACCGACAGCATCAACCCCATGATGATTGAACGCATTGAGGTGATTAAAGGAGCCCAAAGCGTGATCCATGGCTCGGAAGCCATCGCGGGGATCATCAATATTATCACCAAGGGTTACCAGCATGATGATCGTGGAGAAGTGAGCTTAGTGGCTGATACGCTGCCCAGTTATGATCTATCTGCTTTCGTCAGCAGTGAAATCAATGATCTCCAAATTAGCTTAGCCGCCAGTTCAAGCCAGTCAGAAGGCTACGCCCTTTGGCCCGATGAGGAATACTCACCAACCGCGGCGCTAGACAAAGAGCGCGGTTATCGCATGAATAACCTCAATGCAAAGGTAAAATGGTCTATCAGCGATGCCCAGCAGTTGACTGTATTTGCGCAGTATAATGACGGTTTACTCGAACGTCCCTTAGCCTACAATGCGATATTGAGCGAAAATGATCGCAAACAGACACTCGCCTATGCCGATTGGCAATTCCAAGTATCGGATCAATTGCTATTACAAACCAAATTAAGCTACCAACACTGGGATTCTCACTATAGCGAAATCACTAAAGATGCTGATGGAAAGGTCGAGGTACCCTACTGGGATCAATATTGGGGTTTTAAAGATTACGGCGCAATCGTCTCCGCCAACTATCACACTCAAGCTGGTAGCCAGTGGATTATCGGCGGCCAGTATGAACAATTTGAAGGCGCTGACGAGGTGATGCTCTTCTCTACTCCAACTGACCGTACCTATGCACTATTTAGCCAATACCAACCTAAGCTAAGCAGCCTGCCCGACACTCAATTATCACTGGGAGCGCGATTCAATAAACTGGTCAACGATGAATCTATCTGGGTTGGCAGTATCGCCTTAACTCACGACATTACGCCGCAACTACAACTGAAAGCCAACCTTGGTAATGGTTATCGCCAGCCAACCGCTTCCGAACTCTATCAGCAACTAGGCACCTTAGGTAATCCTGATTTAGTCGCTGAGACCAGTGAAAGCATTAACATTGGACTTAATTATCAAGGTGATATCTCATTAACAGTCGATAGTTTCTGGCGTAATATCGATAACCTGATTGAGTCGCGATCGCTCAGCCAAACTGAGTTTATCTATAGTAACCTTAATGGCCGTGTCGAAAGCTATGGGGTAGATATTCACTTAGTCAAAGCCCTTGCAGAAAAGTGGCTAATGGAACTCAGTGGCGGTTATGCCCATGCGGAGCGCAAAGATAATGGCCAGCAAATTGAGCGAGTCCCCAAATACACAGGTTTTGCCAAGCTAAACTACGAGATGAATGAAGATGTGACACTCTGGGTGAGTGGTCAATATGTCGGGGAATTCGTCGATTATGGCCTCACAGCCGGCGACTATCGACTTGCCAATATTGGTCTACAAACTTGGCTGTCACAACAACAAAATCAGCAGTTAATACTCACCATTGATAACCTATTTGATAGTGAAGTCCCCCAAAGTATATTTAAACACGGCCACCGAGCAGAGTACCCCATCGAAACACTGGGCGCACCGCGCACGCTACAGCTGCAATATAAATACTTTTTCTAG
- the nikR gene encoding nickel-responsive transcriptional regulator NikR has product MPNDTIRFTVSMPKSQFEEIEEDQLERGYFSRSEYIRDLFRDRLVDKQWNNSKEDVVGVLTLVFDHHQRGLTEKLLEIQHNNLIHVLCSTHVHIDHHNCLETIIIKGQASELNSIVNRIAVLKGVKVARLSRTGIV; this is encoded by the coding sequence ATGCCTAACGACACTATCCGCTTTACCGTTTCCATGCCTAAATCCCAATTTGAAGAAATTGAAGAAGATCAATTAGAGCGGGGATATTTTTCTCGTTCTGAATATATAAGAGATCTATTCCGCGATAGGCTGGTCGATAAACAGTGGAATAATAGCAAAGAAGATGTAGTGGGCGTTCTCACGCTAGTATTTGATCACCATCAAAGAGGATTAACAGAGAAGCTACTTGAGATACAGCATAATAACTTGATTCATGTATTGTGCAGCACCCATGTCCACATTGACCACCATAATTGCTTGGAAACCATTATTATCAAGGGGCAAGCCAGTGAATTAAATAGCATAGTGAATCGAATCGCAGTGCTTAAAGGCGTCAAGGTGGCTCGCTTAAGCCGCACCGGGATCGTTTAA
- a CDS encoding ABC transporter substrate-binding protein, which yields MRRLILLLLCCCFSCLAIAATDRVLTLALGAEPDAGFDPILGWGKYNRPLFQSTLLRRNKQLELVGDLATSWTLSADRLTWQVSLRKGVNFSDGTALTAEDVKFTFDTAKQIASIHDLTNLESVEVVSDGELQFHLQQADITFIDNFVSLAIVPKANYGPQYGLAPIGSGPLKFVRWDRNQQLIMVPNPYYYGQKLQFRKVVVIFSDEDSRYSRLRVGQLDLSAIAPRYAQLLPPAYRLWRIDSVDNRGIAWPMLPKQGNNISNNVGNDVSSDLAIRSAIDLVIDRKVLVEQLLEGHATPAYSIADGLPWGPVAQVSKPQVDPEAAVALLEKNGWQLQGGIRHRNGVDASMTLYYLAGDTVRQQLALAVAQMVKPLGIQITPVGKSWEAIYKQMHQQPVLFGFGSHSATEVRSVHHSQYRGQGYFNSGYYSNPAVDKALNEAQHAPSWQASLPYWQSAQQLIAQDKPWTWLVNLKHLYAANVCLDFDSPGIEAHGHGWPLANNIEYWHWQCPN from the coding sequence ATGAGACGGTTAATCTTACTGCTGTTGTGTTGTTGCTTCTCTTGCCTTGCTATAGCAGCCACGGACAGAGTGCTAACTCTTGCATTAGGAGCCGAACCTGACGCGGGTTTTGATCCTATCCTGGGCTGGGGCAAATATAACCGACCGTTGTTTCAGTCGACACTGTTGCGGCGCAATAAGCAACTCGAACTGGTTGGGGATTTGGCAACTTCGTGGACCCTATCGGCCGATCGCTTAACCTGGCAAGTCTCGTTGCGAAAAGGGGTTAACTTTAGTGATGGTACAGCACTCACCGCTGAAGATGTTAAGTTTACCTTCGATACCGCTAAGCAAATAGCCTCAATACACGATCTTACTAATCTAGAGAGCGTTGAGGTGGTCTCAGATGGAGAGCTGCAGTTTCACCTGCAGCAGGCCGACATTACTTTTATCGATAACTTTGTCAGTCTAGCGATTGTGCCCAAAGCAAACTATGGTCCCCAGTATGGTTTAGCTCCCATTGGTTCTGGGCCACTTAAGTTTGTTCGCTGGGATCGTAATCAACAGCTCATCATGGTCCCCAATCCATATTATTACGGGCAAAAGCTGCAATTTAGAAAAGTGGTGGTCATTTTCAGTGATGAAGATAGCCGTTACTCTCGACTGCGCGTCGGTCAGTTAGATCTTAGCGCGATAGCACCGCGATATGCGCAGTTACTCCCACCTGCTTATCGGCTATGGCGTATCGATAGTGTCGATAACCGTGGCATTGCTTGGCCTATGCTGCCCAAGCAGGGCAATAACATAAGCAATAACGTAGGCAATGATGTTAGCTCAGATCTGGCTATCCGCAGCGCCATTGACTTAGTCATTGATCGAAAAGTGTTAGTTGAACAACTGCTAGAGGGCCATGCGACGCCGGCATATTCGATTGCCGACGGATTGCCTTGGGGGCCAGTTGCTCAAGTCAGCAAGCCTCAAGTCGATCCCGAGGCCGCCGTTGCACTACTTGAGAAAAATGGATGGCAACTGCAAGGGGGGATACGTCATCGTAATGGCGTCGATGCGTCGATGACGCTGTATTATTTGGCGGGTGATACCGTGCGCCAGCAACTCGCCTTGGCGGTGGCGCAAATGGTCAAACCGCTAGGCATTCAAATCACTCCTGTGGGTAAAAGTTGGGAAGCTATCTATAAACAGATGCATCAACAACCCGTGTTATTTGGCTTCGGTAGCCACTCGGCAACCGAAGTGAGGAGCGTGCATCACAGCCAATATCGAGGCCAAGGTTATTTTAATTCAGGCTATTACAGCAATCCTGCCGTGGATAAAGCATTGAATGAGGCTCAACATGCACCATCGTGGCAAGCGTCATTGCCTTACTGGCAAAGTGCCCAGCAATTAATCGCCCAAGATAAGCCTTGGACCTGGCTGGTTAACCTTAAACACCTTTATGCAGCCAATGTCTGTCTTGACTTCGATTCCCCAGGTATTGAGGCACATGGTCACGGTTGGCCATTAGCCAATAATATCGAGTATTGGCACTGGCAATGCCCCAACTGA
- a CDS encoding ABC transporter permease, whose amino-acid sequence MPQLMRIHSYAMFSAALRLILLLILVVLLAYLLLSWTPIDPLNAYLGGNVFAISEPQKALLAQQLSLDQSVGQRLLHWLSGLAQGDLGFSTLYQQPVSSVIATHLPLSLLLIGLSWLSSLVLGYLLGLVAGIYQGSWIDKAVQRFSWLMVCMPSFWLAMLFISLFSIALQLTPVCCAAPIGMAFSEQSVISMLHHLLLPVATLTVVSMSPIVLHTREKVIDVLQSDYVQYSLAHGDSLFKVVRFHVIRNSLLPAIVLQFATFAELFGGSLIAETVFSFPGLGASIVKAGLTSDTALLMGCTLISALMVFSGNLIATALSRYFIQEAGDA is encoded by the coding sequence ATGCCCCAACTGATGCGCATCCATAGTTATGCCATGTTCAGTGCTGCTTTACGGCTGATATTGCTGCTGATTTTGGTGGTATTGCTGGCCTATCTTCTGCTGAGTTGGACGCCGATAGATCCGCTGAATGCCTATTTAGGCGGTAACGTCTTTGCCATTTCAGAGCCGCAAAAGGCCTTACTCGCTCAGCAGTTATCACTGGATCAAAGTGTGGGGCAGCGTCTACTGCATTGGTTGTCGGGGTTAGCGCAAGGTGATCTCGGCTTTTCTACCCTTTATCAGCAGCCCGTATCAAGCGTTATCGCCACCCATTTACCCCTATCGCTACTGCTTATTGGTCTCAGCTGGCTAAGTTCATTGGTGCTCGGTTATCTGCTGGGGTTAGTCGCTGGTATTTATCAAGGTAGTTGGATCGATAAGGCGGTACAGCGGTTTTCATGGTTGATGGTCTGTATGCCCTCTTTTTGGCTAGCCATGCTGTTTATCAGCCTATTTTCTATCGCCTTACAACTGACGCCTGTGTGCTGCGCCGCGCCAATTGGTATGGCTTTTTCTGAGCAATCTGTAATCAGTATGCTGCATCATCTGCTATTGCCTGTTGCAACGCTGACGGTGGTGAGTATGTCGCCCATCGTGTTGCACACCCGAGAGAAGGTGATTGACGTACTGCAGTCTGATTATGTGCAATATTCTTTGGCGCATGGGGATAGCCTGTTCAAGGTAGTGCGTTTTCATGTGATCCGTAACAGTCTATTACCGGCAATCGTGTTGCAATTTGCGACCTTTGCCGAGCTGTTTGGTGGCTCGCTGATCGCCGAAACTGTGTTTAGTTTCCCCGGATTAGGCGCCAGTATTGTGAAGGCGGGCCTTACCAGTGACACAGCCTTGCTCATGGGCTGCACCTTAATTTCGGCATTGATGGTCTTTAGCGGCAATCTTATTGCCACTGCGCTATCACGCTATTTTATTCAGGAGGCTGGGGATGCGTGA
- a CDS encoding ABC transporter permease, which produces MRDLLRQPSFMAAIALLCGLVGLAILWPWQGAELDLLNKYQAPSLHHLFGTDWLGRDLFSRSQQALAQSLYVGGLAVLLSSVLSLMMAMLAMLHRAAAWMVDLLVDLFMSLPHLLLLILLSLAFGGAELGLVVAVALSHWPKLTRLLRFEMKQVQSAPYYQLAKQFGTSPWQRLRRHMLPHILPQWWIGGLLLFPHALTHMAALTFLGFGLNPDSPSMGALLAQASQYALTGHWWFALCPGLLLLSCLLLLSYVAQRLLLGLRQGPQTHLEGVVKC; this is translated from the coding sequence ATGCGTGATCTACTGCGTCAGCCCAGTTTTATGGCCGCGATTGCCTTATTATGCGGGTTAGTTGGGCTGGCCATACTCTGGCCTTGGCAGGGGGCGGAGCTCGATTTACTCAATAAATATCAAGCGCCTTCACTACATCATCTGTTTGGCACCGACTGGCTCGGCAGAGATCTGTTTAGTCGTAGCCAACAGGCGCTGGCGCAGAGCCTGTATGTGGGCGGGCTTGCGGTATTGCTGAGCAGTGTGTTGTCCTTGATGATGGCGATGCTTGCCATGCTACATCGCGCCGCCGCATGGATGGTCGATCTGCTGGTGGATCTGTTTATGTCACTCCCCCACCTCTTGCTGTTAATTCTCTTATCGTTAGCCTTCGGTGGTGCAGAGCTCGGTTTAGTGGTGGCGGTTGCCTTAAGTCACTGGCCTAAACTCACGCGATTACTGCGTTTTGAAATGAAACAAGTGCAGTCAGCCCCCTATTATCAGTTGGCGAAACAGTTTGGTACCTCACCTTGGCAAAGGCTTCGGCGTCACATGTTGCCGCATATCTTGCCTCAGTGGTGGATAGGCGGCTTGCTGCTGTTTCCCCACGCGCTTACTCATATGGCGGCGTTGACCTTTTTAGGTTTTGGTCTTAATCCTGACTCGCCATCCATGGGGGCCTTGTTAGCTCAGGCATCGCAATATGCGTTAACCGGACATTGGTGGTTTGCCCTGTGTCCCGGTTTACTCTTGCTCAGTTGCTTGCTGCTCTTGTCGTATGTTGCGCAGCGTCTGCTGCTCGGTTTACGTCAGGGGCCGCAAACTCACCTTGAAGGAGTGGTTAAATGTTAA
- a CDS encoding ATP-binding cassette domain-containing protein, whose amino-acid sequence MLTVEGLSIQADAVSLLSPLSFSLKQGEVLGVIGASGSGKSLLAQALMGQVPPGFRLGGKIRCRQGARRALAAQSASVLDPLRLIGSQLRYAAQRRSTGSSARRHYFKLAHDISSRYRHQLSGGMAKRALMAQACWQSSEIMIADEPCCGLDVEAAKVIYQHLATLARDEQLGVMVISHNLRQLLPIADRVLVLRDGHLVEMTTPAHIRAGTCDEYTRRFWMALPEHWEVEGAAVA is encoded by the coding sequence ATGTTAACTGTTGAAGGGCTTAGTATTCAAGCCGATGCTGTCTCGCTGTTGTCGCCGTTAAGCTTTTCGCTCAAGCAAGGTGAGGTGCTTGGCGTGATAGGCGCGAGCGGTAGCGGTAAAAGTTTATTGGCACAGGCGTTGATGGGGCAGGTTCCGCCCGGTTTTAGGTTAGGTGGCAAGATTAGGTGCCGGCAAGGCGCTCGGCGCGCATTGGCGGCACAATCGGCCTCGGTGTTAGATCCGCTGCGATTAATCGGGTCACAATTGCGTTATGCCGCGCAGCGACGCAGTACAGGCTCCTCGGCTCGTCGACATTATTTTAAGCTTGCTCACGACATTAGTTCGCGCTATCGCCATCAGCTGTCTGGTGGTATGGCAAAGCGCGCCCTGATGGCACAAGCTTGCTGGCAATCGAGCGAGATTATGATTGCCGATGAGCCCTGCTGTGGACTCGACGTCGAAGCGGCAAAGGTTATATATCAACATTTAGCGACTCTTGCGCGCGATGAGCAATTGGGCGTCATGGTGATTAGTCATAATTTGAGACAATTATTGCCTATTGCCGACAGAGTGTTAGTGCTGCGCGATGGACATTTAGTGGAAATGACCACTCCAGCACATATTCGTGCAGGGACGTGTGATGAGTATACCCGCCGCTTTTGGATGGCGCTGCCAGAACATTGGGAGGTAGAAGGTGCTGCTGTTGCATAA